A single Anopheles funestus chromosome 2RL, idAnoFuneDA-416_04, whole genome shotgun sequence DNA region contains:
- the LOC125765547 gene encoding lysosomal alpha-mannosidase-like isoform X7, producing MANQCSVLVLLIVCCIVSAVNANPTWQKSDHWKHHGCGYEGCPAPKEGMINVHLVPHSHDDVGWLKTVDQYYYGSRNNIQKAGVQYILDSVVHELLKDPKRRFIYVESAFLQRWYMEQTPEMQQQVHMLVEEGRLEFVGGAWSMNDEAAVHYHSVVDQFTWGLRFLNDTFGECGRPRIGWQIDPFGHSREQASLFAQMGYDGLFFARLDYQDKNNRMQKKTPEMIWYTSSNLEENELFTSVLYNHYSAPPGYCFDVLCNDDPMIDDHQSTDYNIKTKIDTFITWLEKMAESYRTNNLILTMGDDFNYMNAVMNFKNMDKLIKYTNARQSEGSKINAFYSTPSCYVKAVHAANVELPTKSDDFFPYESDYHSFWTGYFTSRPTQKRYEREGNHFLQVCKQLSTIAPTKETFYEAHLTALRDVMGVMQHHDAITGTEKQHVADDYARMLYEGFEACSVNTRSALNQLAGERDTLKFDWGYCKQANISACVMTENSDNILVLLYNPLGHSSNDFVRLPVKEGHYLVRNDRGQTVASTLIPIPSSVTDLPFRESEATHELVFQGEQVAPVGYKSYYVSKDESKKSLSTAEMRQEDNVSIGNEHLTVHFDENGFMNMISIHGETHALKQNFLYYDGALGNNEEFRNRSSGAYIFRPNGTEKTVTDVVEIQVVKSDLVQEVHQIFNEWISQVIRVYAGQEHVELEWLVGPIPIDDVIGKEIISRFESDIKSDGAFYTDSNGREMLRRVRNYRETWELDLVEPVSGNYYPITAKIAIEDDQSRLAVLNDRAQGGSSLVDGQLELMVHRRLLRDDAFGVGEALNETQYGTGLVARGKHWLFFGSSQKDASPTLQAKERFLQNKVLLPSWPFVTPVDNLLTYDDYLSNFRNIYSAIAQQLPANVNLLTLEPWKDGTVLVRFEHLFEKNEDPVYSQVVRINVRNVLFALNIESIHETTLAANQWKMDSQRLQFSAESSANEINPKQQVEHVPQDSTDFDIELQPMEIRTFVVKRR from the exons ATGGCAAACCAGTGCTCagtgttggttttgttgattgtttgttgCATTGTTTCTGCTGTGAATGCAAACCCCACCTGGCAGAAGAGTGATCACTGGAAGCACCATGGTTGTGGTTATGAG GGATGTCCGGCTCCGAAGGAGGGAATGATCAACGTTCACCTAGTTCCACACAGCCACGATGATGTCGGTTGGCTTAAGACGGTCGATCAGTATTACTATGGAA GCCGTAACAACATTCAGAAAGCGGGAGTGCAATATATTCTCGATTCGGTTGTGCACGAACTACTGAAAGATCCGAAACGTCGCTTCATCTACGTAGAGTCGGCCTTCCTCCAGAGGTGGTACATGGAACAGACACCGGAGATGCAACAGCAGGTACACATGTTGGTAGAGGAAGGTCGTCTAGAATTTGTCGGTGGTGCCTGGAGCATGAACGATGAGGCGGCCGTTCACTACCACAGTGTTGTTGATCAGTTTACCTGGGGTTTGCGGTTCTTGAACGATACGTTTGGAGAGTGTGGACGTCCACGAATTGGATGGCAGATTGATCCATTCGGCCACTCCCGTGAACAGGCGTCTCTGTTCGCACAGATGGGCTacgatggtttgtttttcgctcGACTCGACTACCAGGACAAAAATAATCGTATGCAGAAGAAAACACCTGAAATGATCTGGTACACTAGTAGCAATTTGGAGGAGAACGAACTGTTTACTAGCGTACTGTACAATCATTACTCTGCACCGCCGGGTTACTGTTTCGATGTGCTCTGTAACGACGATCCGATGATTGATGATCACCAGAGTACTGATTACAACATAAAAACCAAG ATTGACACATTTATCACCTGGTTGGAGAAGATGGCCGAATCTTATCGAACGAACAATTTGATCCTTACGATGGGTGATGATTTCAATTACATGAACGCCGTGATGAACTTCAAAAATATGGACAAACTTATCAA GTACACTAATGCACGTCAGTCTGAGGGATCGAAGATAAACGCATTCTACTCGACTCCTTCCTGCTACGTTAAAGCGGTCCATGCTGCAAATGTTGAATTACCCACAAAGTCCGACGATTTCTTCCCTTACGAGTCGGATTATCATTCGTTCTGGACGGGCTACTTTACATCCAGACCTACCCAGAAGCGTTACGAACGGGAAGGAAATCATTTCCTGCAGGTTTGCAAGCAACTGTCGACCATTGCACCAACGAAGGAAACGTTCTACGAAGCTCACCTGACTGCTCTTCGGGATGTGATGGGAGTGATGCAGCATCACGACGCGATCACTGGTACCGAGAAGCAACATGTTGCTGACGACTATGCACGCATGCTGTACGAGGGTTTCGAGGCTTGCAGTGTCAATACCAGGTCGGCACTGAACCAACTGGCTGGAGAACGGGACACCTTGAAGTTCGATTGGGGATACTGCAAGCAGGCGAACATCAGTGCTTGTGTAATGACCGAGAACTCGGATAACATTTTGGTGTTGTTGTACAATCCTCTGGGACACAGCTCGAACGACTTTGTCCGCCTCCCGGTAAAGGAAGGACATTATCTGGTACGAAATGATCGAGGACAAACAGTTGCATCCACCTTGATTCCGATTCCAAGCTCAGTGACCGATCTTCCCTTCCGCGAAAGCGAGGCTACTCATGAGCTTGTGTTCCAGGGTGAACAAGTCGCTCCGGTGGGCTACAAGTCGTATTATGTCTCAAAGGATGAGTCCAAGAAATCTTTGTCCACTGCCGAAATGCGTCAAGAGGATAATGTGAGCATCGGCAATGAGCATCTGACGGTACACTTCGACGAGAACGGATTCATGAACATGATATCGATCCATGGCGAAACACATGCTCTGAAGCAAAACTTCCTGTACTACGACGGAGCATTGGGAAATAATGAGGAGTTCCGCAACAGATCCTCCGGAGCGTACATCTTCCGACCAAACGGAACGGAGAAAACTGTAACCGACGTGGTTGAGATACAGGTAGTGAAGAGCGATCTTGTACAGGAAGTGCATCAGATATTCAACGAGTGGATCAGTCAGGTGATCCGAGTGTATGCAGGTCAAGAGCATGTGGAGCTGGAATGGCTAGTGGGGCCAATTCCGATCGACGATGTTATTGGCAAGGAAATCATCTCTCGGTTTGAGTCTGACATCAAGAGCGATGGTGCGTTCTATACGGATTCAAATGGACGAGAAATGCTTCGCCGTGTACGAAACTATCGAGAAACATGGGAATTGGATCTCGTTGAACCTGTATCTGGAAACTACTACCCAATAACTGCAAAGATTGCCATTGAAGATGATCAATCCCGATTGGCTGTGCTGAACGATCGCGCACAGGGAGGATCCAGCCTAGTAGATGGACAGCTAGAGTTGATGGTCCATCGTCGATTGCTTCGTGATGATGCATTCGGTGTAGGAGAAGCTCTGAATGAAACGCAATATGGGACAGGACTCGTAGCACGGGGAAAGCATTGGCTCTTCTTTGGCTCGTCTCAAAAAGACGCCAGCCCTACGCTGCAGGCAAAGGAACGATTCCTGCAAAACAAAGTTCTACTACCCAGTTGGCCATTCGTCACTCCCGTTGATAATTTGTTGACCTATGACGATTACCTTTCGAACTTCCGCAACATATACTCGGCTATCGCACAGCAGTTACCAGCGAACGTGAATCTACTCACACTCGAGCCATGGAAGGATGGAACGGTGCTAGTACGGTTTGAACATCTGTTCGAGAAGAACGAAGATCCAGTATATTCCCAAGTCGTTCGCATTAATGTTCGCaacgttttgtttgcgttgAACATCGAAAGTATCCATGAAACTACACTCGCAGCAAACCAGTGGAAGATGGACTCCCAACGATTGCAATTCAGTGCAGAGTCTTCAGCTAATGAAATTAATCCAAAGCAGCAGGTTGAACATGTTCCGCAGGACAGCACGGACTTTGATATCGAACTGCAACCGATGGAGATTAGAACGTTTGTAGTGAAACGGCGATAA